A genome region from Eurosta solidaginis isolate ZX-2024a chromosome 2, ASM4086904v1, whole genome shotgun sequence includes the following:
- the ND-B8 gene encoding probable RNA-directed DNA polymerase from transposon BS isoform X1, giving the protein MFVSARRLTTISPKLKELRIHLCQTGEASKDCWKTSVIVPVEKVKGTIKPEEIRPINTLPSDEKIIETVVKNQLLDYLNKNEVIIKEQSGFRSKHSCETALNLVIAEWKESRTKKQFTISVFLDLKRAFETVDRDILIRKLYKIGIRNIALNWFKSYLSGRKQKTVIRNKISPEVDIEIGLPQGSVLAAILFIIYINDIKNCIKYCKIRLFADDALLTVSGNTIDEAASKIQSDLQAIYKWLCQNMLKINIEKTKWMIMGSRVTQDDVSLKIANTPIERVTRIKYLGIIIDDKLKFDEHLKYIEGKISKKIGFMFRSCRHISMQYKIMVYRSIIEPHFIYCPTILFALADSQKSRLQIKQNKVMRFILRKRYDTPIKDLLDSLNWLSVKQNITYYTLKFIHNIKLGNLPNYLSESVRLNREVHSYQTRHNNNFYFQ; this is encoded by the coding sequence actgctggaagacctcagtaattgtacctgtggaaaaagtaaagggaacaattaaaccagaggagatacgacccataaataccttacctagcgatgagaaaataatagaaactgtagttaagaaccaattgctggattacttaaataaaaacgaagttattataaaggagcagtcggggtttagatcaaaacactcgtgtgaaactgcacttaacctggtaattgcagaatggaaagaaagtagaacgaagaaacaatttacaatttcagttttcctcgacctaaaaagagctttcgaaacagtagacagagatattcttataagaaaactgtataaaattggcataagaaacatagcgcttaactggttcaaaagttaccttagtggaagaaagcagaaaactgtaataagaaataagatttcccccgaagtggacattgaaataggattgccacagggttcggtgcttgcagcaattctttttataatttacataaatgatattaaaaactgtatcaaatactgcaaaataagattattcgctgatgatgcacttttgactgtaagcggtaacacaattgatgaggcagcctcaaaaatacaatcggacctacaggcaatatataagtggttgtgccaaaatatgcttaaaataaacatagaaaagacaaaatggatgataatggggtctagagtgactcaagatgatgtatcgctaaaaatagcaaatacccctatagaaagagtaacccgaataaaatacctgggaataattatagatgacaaattaaaatttgatgaacatcttaaatacatcgaagggaaaatttccaaaaaaatagggttcatgtttcgatcatgcaggcatattagtatgcaatacaaaataatggtctatagatccattatcgagccgcattttatttactgtcctacaatcctattcgcattagctgattcgcaaaaatccaggctacaaattaaacaaaacaaagttatgcgtttcatattaagaaaacggtatgataccccaattaaggatttactagacagcttaaactggcttagtgtaaaacaaaacatcacttactacacattgaagtttatacacaacataaagttgggaaacttgccgaattacctaagtgaaagtgtcagactaaacagagaggtccatagctatcaaacaagacacaataacaacttttacttCCAGTAG